The following proteins are co-located in the Paralichthys olivaceus isolate ysfri-2021 chromosome 10, ASM2471397v2, whole genome shotgun sequence genome:
- the uchl3 gene encoding ubiquitin carboxyl-terminal hydrolase isozyme L3 isoform X4 — MFVNCLGMRPTWQFGDVYGLDPELLSMVPRPVCAVLLLFPVTEKYEAFKQEEEEKLKDQRQEISPDVFFIKQTIGNACGTIGLIHAVANNQQHLEFESDSALKKFLEKTSTMTPKERAAFLEKDESIRVTHESSAQEGQTEAPSLDEKVNLHFIAFVNVGGQLYELDGRKPFPIIHSKTSEDTFLEDAVEVCKVFMARDPQEVRFTIIALSKDSY, encoded by the exons ATg TTCGTTAACTGTCTGGGTATGAGGCCAACCTGGCAATTTGGAGACGTGTATGGTTTGGATCCAGAGCTTCTCAGCATGGTGCCAAGACCCGTGTGTGCGGTGCTGCTCCTCTTCCCAGTGACAGAGAAG TACGAGGCCTTCAagcaagaagaggaagagaaactgaAGGATCAGCGTCAGGAGATCTCTCCCGATGTCTTCTTCATTAAGCAAACCATCGGAAATGCCTGTGGAACAATAGGGTTAATTCATGCAGTGGCAAACAACCAGCAACACCTGGAATTTG agtctgattctgctctTAAGAAGTTTCTTGAAAAAACCTCTACAATGACCCCAAAGGAAAGGGCCGCCTTCCTGGAAAAAGACGAG AGTATACGTGTTACACACGAATCGAGTGCACAAGAGGGACAGACTGAG GCTCCAAGCTTAGATGAGAAAGTGAATCTGCATTTTATAGCTTTTGTGAACGTCGGAGGACAGTTGTATGAACTGG ATGGCCGGAAGCCTTTCCCCATTATCCACAGTAAAACTTCAGAAGACACTTTCCTCGAG GACGCTGTAGAGGTTTGTAAGGTCTTCATGGCTCGGGACCCGCAGGAGGTTCGTTTCACCATCATTGCTCTTTCCAAAGATTCTTACTGA
- the commd6 gene encoding COMM domain-containing protein 6 isoform X1, whose protein sequence is MPAAAAEESCGINKTVDNICRLSPDLLEEACQHILIYLQGRATGVDSAQMSDKFQRAGVRLDHEALQNTIRFLLLTFRSAGKNNLSGDGLVSRLEESSNKWSKASLQVLHKLWSEHGASVHAQQEVQAMLSIGQLVDIQWKLGMAVSSDTCRSLNSPYVCLLLKIAEPSGQICLKSFEMTIPQFQNFHKQFKEMAAVMETV, encoded by the exons ATgccagcagccgcagcagagGAGTCATGTG GCATTAACAAAACTGTGGACAACATCTGCCGGCTTTCTCCAGATCTGTTAGAAGAAGCA TGTCAGCACATTCTGATTTATCTTCAAGGGCGAGCTACAGGAGTAGATTCAGCTCAAATGTCTGAC AAATTTCAGAGAGCTGGAGTTAGACTTGACCATGAAGCCCTGCAGAACACGATCAGATTTCTGCTGTTAACATTCAG GTCAGCTGGGAAAAATAACTTGTCAGGAGATGGCCTTGTGTCGAGGCTGGAAGAAAGCAGTAACAAGTGGTCCAAAGCTTCCCTGCAGGTGTTGCACAAGTTGTGGAGTGAACATGGTGCATCAGTCCATGCTCAGCAGGAAGTCCAGGCCATGCTCAGCATTGGCCAG TTAGTGGACATCCAGTGGAAGCTTGGGATGGCGGTGAGCTCCGACACCTGCCGATCTCTCAACTCTCCatatgtgtgtctgctgctgaagATCGCTGAGCCCTCGGGACAAATCTGCCTGAAGTCTTTTGAAATGACCATTCCACAGTTCCAG AACTTTCACAAGCAGTTCAAGGAGATGGCAGCTGTCATGGAGACTGTATGA
- the uchl3 gene encoding ubiquitin carboxyl-terminal hydrolase isozyme L3 isoform X1 translates to MAQTGAQGLHSSEATSSVSSNINAVMCSCLIIAGGTPRRFVNCLGMRPTWQFGDVYGLDPELLSMVPRPVCAVLLLFPVTEKYEAFKQEEEEKLKDQRQEISPDVFFIKQTIGNACGTIGLIHAVANNQQHLEFESDSALKKFLEKTSTMTPKERAAFLEKDESIRVTHESSAQEGQTEAPSLDEKVNLHFIAFVNVGGQLYELDGRKPFPIIHSKTSEDTFLEDAVEVCKVFMARDPQEVRFTIIALSKDSY, encoded by the exons ATGGCACAGACCGGGGCACAGGGCCTCCACAGCAGCGAGGCTACCTCCAGTGTATCATCAAATATTAATGCAGTCATGTGCAGCTGTCTGATCATAGCAGGAGGGACACCACGGAGA TTCGTTAACTGTCTGGGTATGAGGCCAACCTGGCAATTTGGAGACGTGTATGGTTTGGATCCAGAGCTTCTCAGCATGGTGCCAAGACCCGTGTGTGCGGTGCTGCTCCTCTTCCCAGTGACAGAGAAG TACGAGGCCTTCAagcaagaagaggaagagaaactgaAGGATCAGCGTCAGGAGATCTCTCCCGATGTCTTCTTCATTAAGCAAACCATCGGAAATGCCTGTGGAACAATAGGGTTAATTCATGCAGTGGCAAACAACCAGCAACACCTGGAATTTG agtctgattctgctctTAAGAAGTTTCTTGAAAAAACCTCTACAATGACCCCAAAGGAAAGGGCCGCCTTCCTGGAAAAAGACGAG AGTATACGTGTTACACACGAATCGAGTGCACAAGAGGGACAGACTGAG GCTCCAAGCTTAGATGAGAAAGTGAATCTGCATTTTATAGCTTTTGTGAACGTCGGAGGACAGTTGTATGAACTGG ATGGCCGGAAGCCTTTCCCCATTATCCACAGTAAAACTTCAGAAGACACTTTCCTCGAG GACGCTGTAGAGGTTTGTAAGGTCTTCATGGCTCGGGACCCGCAGGAGGTTCGTTTCACCATCATTGCTCTTTCCAAAGATTCTTACTGA
- the uchl3 gene encoding ubiquitin carboxyl-terminal hydrolase isozyme L3 isoform X2: protein MDCPRWLPLESNPEVSAVHIDSLFLSKSFIRMHVMTKFVNCLGMRPTWQFGDVYGLDPELLSMVPRPVCAVLLLFPVTEKYEAFKQEEEEKLKDQRQEISPDVFFIKQTIGNACGTIGLIHAVANNQQHLEFESDSALKKFLEKTSTMTPKERAAFLEKDESIRVTHESSAQEGQTEAPSLDEKVNLHFIAFVNVGGQLYELDGRKPFPIIHSKTSEDTFLEDAVEVCKVFMARDPQEVRFTIIALSKDSY from the exons ATGGACTGTCCACGATGGCTGCCTCTGGAGTCCAACCCAGAAGTTAGTGCTGTTCACATCGACTCTCTGTTTCTGTCGAAGTCATTCATTCGCATGCAT GTCATGACGAAG TTCGTTAACTGTCTGGGTATGAGGCCAACCTGGCAATTTGGAGACGTGTATGGTTTGGATCCAGAGCTTCTCAGCATGGTGCCAAGACCCGTGTGTGCGGTGCTGCTCCTCTTCCCAGTGACAGAGAAG TACGAGGCCTTCAagcaagaagaggaagagaaactgaAGGATCAGCGTCAGGAGATCTCTCCCGATGTCTTCTTCATTAAGCAAACCATCGGAAATGCCTGTGGAACAATAGGGTTAATTCATGCAGTGGCAAACAACCAGCAACACCTGGAATTTG agtctgattctgctctTAAGAAGTTTCTTGAAAAAACCTCTACAATGACCCCAAAGGAAAGGGCCGCCTTCCTGGAAAAAGACGAG AGTATACGTGTTACACACGAATCGAGTGCACAAGAGGGACAGACTGAG GCTCCAAGCTTAGATGAGAAAGTGAATCTGCATTTTATAGCTTTTGTGAACGTCGGAGGACAGTTGTATGAACTGG ATGGCCGGAAGCCTTTCCCCATTATCCACAGTAAAACTTCAGAAGACACTTTCCTCGAG GACGCTGTAGAGGTTTGTAAGGTCTTCATGGCTCGGGACCCGCAGGAGGTTCGTTTCACCATCATTGCTCTTTCCAAAGATTCTTACTGA
- the commd6 gene encoding COMM domain-containing protein 6 isoform X2 — protein MSDKFQRAGVRLDHEALQNTIRFLLLTFRSAGKNNLSGDGLVSRLEESSNKWSKASLQVLHKLWSEHGASVHAQQEVQAMLSIGQLVDIQWKLGMAVSSDTCRSLNSPYVCLLLKIAEPSGQICLKSFEMTIPQFQNFHKQFKEMAAVMETV, from the exons ATGTCTGAC AAATTTCAGAGAGCTGGAGTTAGACTTGACCATGAAGCCCTGCAGAACACGATCAGATTTCTGCTGTTAACATTCAG GTCAGCTGGGAAAAATAACTTGTCAGGAGATGGCCTTGTGTCGAGGCTGGAAGAAAGCAGTAACAAGTGGTCCAAAGCTTCCCTGCAGGTGTTGCACAAGTTGTGGAGTGAACATGGTGCATCAGTCCATGCTCAGCAGGAAGTCCAGGCCATGCTCAGCATTGGCCAG TTAGTGGACATCCAGTGGAAGCTTGGGATGGCGGTGAGCTCCGACACCTGCCGATCTCTCAACTCTCCatatgtgtgtctgctgctgaagATCGCTGAGCCCTCGGGACAAATCTGCCTGAAGTCTTTTGAAATGACCATTCCACAGTTCCAG AACTTTCACAAGCAGTTCAAGGAGATGGCAGCTGTCATGGAGACTGTATGA
- the uchl3 gene encoding ubiquitin carboxyl-terminal hydrolase isozyme L3 isoform X3, with the protein MDCPRWLPLESNPEVMTKFVNCLGMRPTWQFGDVYGLDPELLSMVPRPVCAVLLLFPVTEKYEAFKQEEEEKLKDQRQEISPDVFFIKQTIGNACGTIGLIHAVANNQQHLEFESDSALKKFLEKTSTMTPKERAAFLEKDESIRVTHESSAQEGQTEAPSLDEKVNLHFIAFVNVGGQLYELDGRKPFPIIHSKTSEDTFLEDAVEVCKVFMARDPQEVRFTIIALSKDSY; encoded by the exons ATGGACTGTCCACGATGGCTGCCTCTGGAGTCCAACCCAGAA GTCATGACGAAG TTCGTTAACTGTCTGGGTATGAGGCCAACCTGGCAATTTGGAGACGTGTATGGTTTGGATCCAGAGCTTCTCAGCATGGTGCCAAGACCCGTGTGTGCGGTGCTGCTCCTCTTCCCAGTGACAGAGAAG TACGAGGCCTTCAagcaagaagaggaagagaaactgaAGGATCAGCGTCAGGAGATCTCTCCCGATGTCTTCTTCATTAAGCAAACCATCGGAAATGCCTGTGGAACAATAGGGTTAATTCATGCAGTGGCAAACAACCAGCAACACCTGGAATTTG agtctgattctgctctTAAGAAGTTTCTTGAAAAAACCTCTACAATGACCCCAAAGGAAAGGGCCGCCTTCCTGGAAAAAGACGAG AGTATACGTGTTACACACGAATCGAGTGCACAAGAGGGACAGACTGAG GCTCCAAGCTTAGATGAGAAAGTGAATCTGCATTTTATAGCTTTTGTGAACGTCGGAGGACAGTTGTATGAACTGG ATGGCCGGAAGCCTTTCCCCATTATCCACAGTAAAACTTCAGAAGACACTTTCCTCGAG GACGCTGTAGAGGTTTGTAAGGTCTTCATGGCTCGGGACCCGCAGGAGGTTCGTTTCACCATCATTGCTCTTTCCAAAGATTCTTACTGA